A single window of Dehalococcoidia bacterium DNA harbors:
- a CDS encoding nucleotidyl transferase AbiEii/AbiGii toxin family protein, translating into MPSPERGRTGDGFREQLLARLRNEALRANVPAQRLQQQVVFERLLARLAAWDGWTLKGGFALEMRYGLENRPTRDVDLRAEGPIDAALDQLRAAIARETSDRLTYEVEAIRPLDNVPFGGARARLSVLLAGAQFGRFHLDISCGEALLDEPDILNGSGLLLFAGIAPVRFPAYPILQHRAEKLHAYTMPRTIENTRVKDLLDLVTIASRETVAGDRLSASVGATFARRGTHLLPPALPQPPAAWASAHEHLASEATGLSIRGIADGFRLVQSFWQPVLDGAAGGLHWEPGARTWLGA; encoded by the coding sequence ATGCCGTCTCCTGAGCGCGGACGGACCGGCGACGGCTTCCGCGAGCAACTGCTCGCGCGGCTTCGCAACGAGGCGCTGCGCGCGAACGTTCCGGCGCAGCGGTTGCAGCAGCAGGTCGTGTTCGAGCGGTTGCTTGCGCGCCTGGCCGCGTGGGATGGCTGGACGCTGAAGGGTGGCTTCGCGCTCGAAATGCGCTACGGGTTGGAGAATCGCCCGACACGCGATGTCGATCTTCGTGCCGAGGGGCCGATCGACGCGGCGCTGGACCAGCTTCGGGCGGCCATTGCCCGCGAAACGAGCGACCGCCTCACCTATGAGGTCGAGGCGATTCGGCCGCTCGACAACGTGCCGTTCGGCGGCGCGCGGGCGCGGCTATCCGTTCTCCTCGCGGGTGCTCAGTTCGGCCGGTTCCATCTCGATATCTCCTGCGGAGAGGCGCTGCTCGACGAGCCCGACATTCTGAACGGCTCTGGGCTGCTCCTGTTTGCCGGGATCGCGCCGGTGCGCTTTCCGGCCTACCCAATCCTCCAGCATCGAGCGGAGAAACTGCACGCGTATACGATGCCGCGCACGATCGAAAATACCCGCGTCAAAGATCTGCTCGACCTGGTGACGATCGCGAGCCGGGAAACCGTCGCGGGAGACCGGCTCAGCGCCTCCGTCGGCGCCACCTTCGCGAGGCGAGGAACGCATCTGCTCCCACCAGCGCTCCCGCAGCCTCCAGCCGCATGGGCCAGCGCGCACGAACACCTCGCCAGCGAAGCAACGGGCCTCTCGATTCGAGGTATCGCCGACGGGTTCCGCCTGGTGCAGTCCTTCTGGCAGCCGGTGCTCGACGGCGCTGCCGGCGGCTTGCACTGGGAGCCGGGCGCGCGGACCTGGCTCGGTGCGTGA